From the Meleagris gallopavo isolate NT-WF06-2002-E0010 breed Aviagen turkey brand Nicholas breeding stock chromosome 17, Turkey_5.1, whole genome shotgun sequence genome, one window contains:
- the SMPD4 gene encoding LOW QUALITY PROTEIN: sphingomyelin phosphodiesterase 4 (The sequence of the model RefSeq protein was modified relative to this genomic sequence to represent the inferred CDS: inserted 1 base in 1 codon): MNDDANEXATAEARREARLGNMAGPYLQQPSFLLATLKADCVNKPFAQRCHDLETVIEEFPAKELHGIFPWLVESIFGSLDGVIVGWNLRCLQGRTNPTEYSVALDFLDPSGPMMKLVYKLQAEEYRYDFPVSYLPGPVKASIQEQVLPECSLYHNKVQFTSSGGLDLNLALNPFEYYMFYFAISLITQKNSPITHHISPSNSAYFILVDTYLKCFLPTEGSVLPPPSSNPGGAIPSPTPRSPAVPFTSYGMHHTSLLKRHIAHQPSVNADPASQEIWRSETLLQIFVEMWLHHYSLEMYQKMQSPHVKLEVLHYRLSISSKHHGSPAQSSYQALHAYQESFKPTEEHVLVVRLLVKHLHAFSNSLKPEPLSPSAHSHTASPLEEFKRVVIPRFVQQKLYIFLQHCFGHWPLDASFRAVLEMWLSYLQPWRYAPEKPPQTAELLPRSVSEKWAAFIQENLLMYTKLFVGFLNRTLRTDLVSPKNALMVFRVAKVFAQPNLAEMILKGEQLFLEPELVIPHRQHRLFMTPTLGGSYLSSWPPTITDASFKVKSHVYSLEGQDFQYKQMFGTEVRNLVLKLAQLICQAQQTAKSISDHSAETMASHSFFSWFKFTPSEMNGSYTGNDLDEIGQDSIKKTDEYLEKALEYLCQIFKLNEAQLTQMMMKCGTAQDENGKKQLPDCIESEDGLILTPLGRYQMINGLRRFDVQYQGDTELQPIRSYENATLVRLLYRLSSALNERFAEQMVALCSREDFIGRFCCYHLTNPHFVHKIRYSPVLKDRTNQNWGPRISLRFLASYRTLISLLMLYFIASWFSIGPVGCTFIILFSYFLYAVIMTFFFEGRKPHEH; this comes from the exons ATGAACGATGACGCAAACG CTGCGACGGCTGAAGCGCGGCGGGAGGCCCGGCTGGGAAACATGGCTGGCCCGTACCTGCAGCAGCCCAGCTTTCTGCTG GCCACGCTGAAGGCGGACTGCGTCAACAAACCGTTTGCTCAGAGGTGCCACGATCTGGAAACGGTGATAGAGGAGTTTCCTGCCAAG GAACTACATGGCATTTTCCCGTGGTTGGTGGAGAGCATTTTTGGTAGCCTGGACGGTGTCATCGTGGGCTGGAACCTTCGCTGTTTGCAAGGAAGAACAAATCCTACTGAATATTCTGTGGCTTTGGATTTCCTGGATCCCAG tgGTCCAATGATGAAGCTTGTTTACAAGCTCCAAGCAGAAGAGTACAGATATGATTTCCCAGTCTCCTATCTTCCA GGTCCTGTGAAAGCATCAATACAAGAGCAGGTCCTACCAGAATGCTCCTTATACCACAACAAAGTCCAGTTTACCTCATCTGGTGGTTTAGATTTGAATTTGGCTCTAA ACCCGTTTGAATATtacatgttttattttgcaattaGTTTGATTACACAGAAG AACTCACCCATCACCCACCATATCAGCCCTTCCAACAGCGCTTATTTCATCTTGGTGGACACGTATCTGAAGTGTTTCCTACCCACAGAAGGAAGTGTCCTTCCTCCACCTTCTTCAAACCCTGGGGGAGCCATCCCTTCTCCAACTCCCAG GTCTCCAGCTGTGCCTTTCACTTCCTATGGCATGCATCACACCAGCTTGCTGAAACGGCACATTGCCCATCAGCCTTCTGTGAATGCTGACCCAGCTTCCCAGGAGATATGGAGATCAGAAACACTACTTCAA aTCTTTGTTGAAATGTGGCTTCATCATTATTCCCTGGAAATGTATCAGAAAATGCAGTCCCCTCATGTCAAG CTGGAGGTTCTCCACTACCGACTCAGTATCTCCAGTAAACACCACGGTAGTCCTGCTCAATCCAGCTACCAGGCCCTCCACGCATATCAA GAATCTTTTAAACCCACTGAAGAGCACGTGCTGGTGGTAAGACTGCTGGTGAAACATCTGCATGCTTTCAGTAACAGCCTGAAACCAGAGCCTCTCTCCCCTTCAGCCCATTCCCACACAGCCAGCCCACTGGAAGAGTTTAAAAG GGTTGTGATTCCTCGGTTTGTCCAGCAGAAACTTTATatctttctgcagcactgctttggtCACTGGCCACTGGATGCCTCCTTCAGAGCG GTTCTTGAGATGTGGTTAAGTTACTTACAGCCATGGAGGTATGCTCCTGAAAAGCCACCTCAAACTGCAGAGCTCTTGCCTCGCAGCGTGTCAGAGAAATG GGCTGCCTTCATTCAAGAAAACCTACTTATGTATACTAAGCTGTTTGTAGGGTTTTTGAACAGAACTCTTCGAACAGACTTGGTCAGCCCAAAAAATGCTCTCATGGTGTTCCGAGTAGCCAAGGTCTTTGCTCAGCCCAACCTAGCTGAAATGATCTTGAAAG GAGAACAGTTATTCCTGGAGCCAGAACTTGTTATTCCTCATCGTCAACACCGACTTTTTATGACTCCCACACTTGGTGGAAGCTACCTCTCATCGTGGCCTCCAACTATTACAGATGCCTCATTTAAGGTGAAAAGTCATGTTTACAGCCTGGAAGGACAGGATTTCCAGTACAAACAGATGTTTGGCACAGAAGTCAGGAACTTG gtGTTAAAACTGGCTCAGCTGATCTGCCAGGCACAGCAGACAGCAAAATCCATATCAGACCATTCAGCAGAGACAATGGCTAGCCATTCCTTCTTTTCATGGTTTAAGTTCACACCATCTGAGATGAATGGTTCCTACACAGGCAATGACCTTGATGAAATCGGACAAGACAGCATcaaaaaaacagatgaatatTTAGAAAAGGCACTGGAATACTTGTGTCAAATCTTTAAG CTGAATGAAGCCCAGCTGACCCAGATGATGATGAAGTGTGGGACTGCTCAAgatgagaatggaaaaaaacagcttccaGACTGCATTGAAAGTGAGGATGGCCTCATTCTTACACCCCTTGGCCGGTACCAG ATGATAAATGGCTTACGTAGATTTGATGTGCAGTATCAAGGGGATACTGAGCTTCAGCCCATACGCAGTTATGAAAATGCCACTCTTGTCCGCCTCCTGTATCGCTTATCCTCAGCACTTAATGAAAGG TTTGCTGAGCAGATGGTTGCGCTTTGCTCCAGGGAAGATTTTATTGGCAGATTTTGTTGCTACCATCTTACAAACCCTCACTTCGTACACAAAATCAGGTATAGTCCTGTGCTGAAGGACAGAACAAACCAGAACTGGGGACCAAGAATCAGTCTGAGGTTTCTGGCTAGCTACAGGACTCTTATTTCCTTGCTAATGCTGTACTTCATTGCATCCTGGTTTTCTATTGGGCCAGTGGGCTGCACGTTCATTATCCTATTCAGCTATTTTCTTTATGCTGTCATAATGACTTTCTTCTTTGAAGGACGGAAACCACATGAACactaa